From the genome of Naumovozyma castellii chromosome 7, complete genome:
CTCCCAGATGATATCCCTATTGATGATATAAGTAGCGATgaaaacattgaagaaaatgataagaCTGAGGAGAAGATACCAACCACCCAAAAAGAGGATGAAATAGAAAAGGTTTTGGAAGCCGCTAGTGACATGGACGAAAAGACAAAAGAAATTGCATCGCCGGATATAGAGGATGAGGATCGCAATGAGGATGAAAGTGACAAAGAAAGTGAAACTAATAGCTCGAGCGATTCTGATGAGGGTTCAGTTCTTGATGGCGTTGTTTTagaagaggatgatgaagaagaaccaAGTTCCACAGGCCCCATTCGTTCCAAGAATGAATTAACTGAGGAACCTATCCCTTCTATTCCTGAAGATTATGAAATTAACGAAAATACTGATATAACTCATATTGGTGTGATTCAATCCGTCCTTgacaataatattattatacaTGCAAATTTATCTGGTGAAAAACGAGTCCTGAAAGACGGTTCGATCTTCTGTTTGGAAGATCGTACAGTTATAGGTACATTGTGTGAAGTCTTTGGCCAATTACAAAATCCATTTTATAGAATAAAAGTGCCAtctgaaaagaatgaattaCTTGCTAAATTGAAGAGCCATATTGGAGAAAAGGCATTCATTGTAGTTCCTGATGCACATTGGATTGACACTTTTGAGTTGAAGCGTTATAGAGGTACTGATGCCTCAAATGGCTACGACGAAGAACTaccagaagaagaacaagaattcTCAGATGATGAGAAGGAAGCACAATTTAAGAAGATGagaaaagaacaaaagaagagaaaggGCCAAGATAGAGGAAAGGAAGGCGACATAGGAAAAGATGCGAACAAACGATCAAAGGCtagaaacaacaacaacaataaccATAACAACAAGTTCAATAAGCCTCATACAGCACCAACAAATGATAATCATGCTCATGGTTACAGATCACGTAATACACGCCAAACGAACAAGACGTTAAATGAGAATTCACAGGGCAGAACCAACAATGGTAATATACCCAATGGAATGAATAATCCATATCTACAATATGGTAGTGGAATTGCACTTCAACCATTTGTGCCACCAACTCAATACCCACCTAACCAATATCCTCCATTCCCACAACCTACGAGTAATCAATTTCCCGTATATCCTCAAGTACCTCAAATGCCTCAGATATATCCTCCAACTATGGGTCATTTTCCTCCACAATATGTCCCTCAAGGTCAATATCCACCACCAAGCAATTCTGGATTCTCTAATAATCCTGTACAGGCTTTTGGACCACCACAATACAACCAACAATACCCGATTGCTTCACAACCACAGCCACAACCGAACAACCTATCACTTGCTCAACCTAACCAACAGTTTGGCATGACCCCTGCTCATCAATTACATCAGCTATTGTTaaagcaacaacagcaacaacaaaaccAAAATCCAGATTACCAACAGCCAAGGCCTTAAAATTTGTTACTTAACATGACTGTTCTTTTATCTCATTTCTCTTAATTAAGCATAAAACAGACTATGaagataatattttattcgATACTCATCTGGTTTAGAGACCATTATATATAgcattatttaaagatataTCATTTTGATATTCGTTACTTTGGGGagtttttttttatcaGTTTATGGCTTCAAAACTTCAAATCAACaatattgtaatattaGTGTATTGTCCATTCCATTTATACTAATTAGATATCGAGGAGGGTCTTAAATATAATGTATgtagaagaaatttgacCCATGGCTCATGATATTTATCCCAATGATCATACAAAGTGATCTGCTCTTGTATCGTATCCATTACTTCTTCTAAATCGACCTGTGATTGTGCCATATATAGATTAAAGACTTCCTGGGTTTTCGACATTCCATTCTCTCCACTTAATGCACGGGTTATCAGATTATCATTCTTTGTATTGCCGTTACCAACATTTGCGTCTATGTTCTTGAGAGCTAttgtaataaataaacatGACATTGCAATGATGTGAGGTGGATATATTAAATTAGCGTCTGTAATATAACTGTCATTAATCAAAGACCAACAGTTTTGAAGGTCATCTGCGGTCAAGTTTAATTGGAACGGCTCCATCTTTAAGGTCTCTACAATTTGCTCTAATGGTCGATAAGGATGATGGACTATTAAATaactttccaattcttctaataagtaaaattcaaattctgtGACCTTTGTTGGATCAGGTGGAACAAATTCAGGCCATAATGATCTTGCCTCACTTACTAACGTTCGTATATATTGCGGACATTCCTCCACTTTGCATGCCAAATAAACAGTTGTAGTCACCAGTAGGTATAGGTTAACTTCCCTCACAGAAGTTCTTAGAAGAAATCTTGATAGGTAAATATGGGCTGTAGCAAGAGCACACTGTCGGATATTTAATCTTCTCCCAAGTTTCATAATCAAGAAATAGCAGTATATCCTAAGGTTATAGTCTCTATCGTAATGAAGGTCCCTATGAGTTATCGGTATATTCTTCGTTGTCGGCCTCATAATTGTACCATTTGAATTGTCACTGGAGTTTGGTTTCGGGGCATCCATTGTTATATTTAATCCCTGGGGGAATAGTTGACATTCCAGAATCCATAATTTCTGCCTCTCTTTCGCCAGAGAGGTCTTGGTGAATTGCCAATTGTGTCTCTGTGTTGACGTCCAGTAGCTTCCTGACATAACACACCAGTCTTCTCGAGGATCTTTCACAGTTCCTATATACTCGCTCTCCTGAACAAGAGTACTATGACTAgattaaattgaaatttcatgTCGTGATCGGAGTATGAAATATGCTTACATTTTGATTTAACAGCTACAATAAAAGAACAAAGACTAAAAACCGCTCCAGTATACAAGATATCATTTGCAATTACCAGGAATTCTATGATGTTCCATAATAGATCTTCCATCAACGATAAGCTTACTTATTTCTACTGATCCACTTCCAGGGAACACGTCGATAGCGATATTGAAAccaagaattgaaaattttcgAAACGGCGCCTTAACAAAATCAAGTACAAGTTACACTCACTGATAGTCTTCAACAGTGGCACACTCATCTCAACTTCTACAGATTCCCCAGGTGTCATTACCATTATACATTATGACTCTACCAATGGACAATAGGAAGAGATTGCATTCTAACGTTGAAGAGCACGAAGAATCCATCAAAAGGCGAGTTGTCGACCATCAGCAAGAAGTCGCTGCCGCTGACGCCCTAGCGAGCTCTGATGACGTTAACTTCAAGGATTCTGAAAACTATGTCAGATGGCAGAACACAATCTCTAAAGTGGTCAATTCAGTGGTCTCCATTCATTTTGCCCAAGTCGCACCCTTCGATTGTGATCCTGCGTTAGTATCGGAAGCCACTGGGTTCGTCGTAGACTCTGACTTAGGGATTATTTTGACGAACAGACATGTTGTTGGTGCAGGACCATTTGTTGGGTACGTCGTCTTTGATAATCATGAAGAATGTGACGTTATTCCTATCTACAGAGACCCAGTTCATGATTTTGGgttcttgaaatttgatCCgaagaaaatcaaatataCAAAGATTCAAGCATTGGAACTGAAGCCTTCATTAGCCAAAGTGGGCTCTGAAATTAGAGTTGTCGGGAATGATGCCGGTGAAAAATTGAGTATTCTTGCGGGGTTTATCAGTAGACTAGATAGAAATGCTCCTGATTATGGTGAACTGACTTATAATGATTTTAACACTGAATATATCCAAGCTGCTGCTTCAGCATCTGGTGGTTCGTCTGGGTCACCCGTTGTCAACATTGATGGGTATGCCGTGGCATTACAAGCTGGTGGTTCCACCGAAGCCTCTACTGATTTTTTCCTTCCGTTAGATAGAATACTTAGAGCCTTACAATGTGtgcaaaataataaaccaatAACGCGTGGGACTATTCAAATCCAATGGTTGTTGAAACCGTTTGACGAATGTAGAAGACTAGGGTTGACCTCCGAACGTGAAACCCAAATACGTGAAATGTATCCTGAAAAAATTGGTCTACTAGTTGCTGAAACTGTATTAAGAGAAGGACCTGGTGATGGTAAGATTAAAGAAGGTGATACGCTTATTGCTGTAAATGGtgaaataatatcatcctTCATCCAATTGGATGATATATTAGATAGTGGGATTGGAAATGACATTGAAATTATCATCCAACGTGGAGGTATCGAGAGTACAGTGGTTTGCAAAGTTGGTGATTTGCACAATATTACACCTGATCGTTATGTCGAGGTTTGTGGTGCTACATTTAATGAACTATCATATCAAATGGCAAGATTCTACGCCTTACCAGTAAAAGGTGTGTTTATTTGTAGTGCATCAGgatcatttaattttgataataaggaaaagattgGTTGGATTGTGGATTCAGTAGATAATAAAGACACTCCAGATCTTGACACATTCATAGAAGTCATGAAGCATATTCCTGATCGCAAACGTGTTACAGTACGATACCATCATATGACTGATCAACATTCTCCACACGTGAcatctatatatattgaCCGTCATTGGTGTAGTGAATTCAGGGTATATAAGAGGAATGACACCACAGGTATATGGGATTATTATAACGTGGCAGAACCTTTACCAGCTGAACCAATCTCCCCCAAAACTGCCAGGTTTATCGACATTCCAAGCGACAATCCTCAAATTGCAAAATTGTCACATTCTTTATGTTTGGTCACCACTATGGCGGCTATACCTTTGGATTCCCTACCTGGGGAAACTTTGAGAACATCTGGGTTAATAATCGACGCAGAAGGAGGATATGTCATTGTTTCTCGTAGAGCTGTACCACATGATTGTTTGGATGTATTTGTTACCATCGCAGATTCTGTCCTTGTTCCAGCCAAATTAGAATTCTTACACCCAACTCAAAATTACGCCATTATAAAATATGATCCAAAGTTGGTTATCGCTAATATTATAACACCTAAGTTATCTAAAAAGAGAGTAGAACGTGgtgataaattgaaatttattggaCTTACGAATAGTAATAAGTTATTGACGTCCGATACTACTGTGACTGATATTGCCTCTGTGAGTATTCCAAGCAATTTAATTCCAAGATACCGAGCCACCAATTTGGAAGCGCTTTCCATCGATAGTATAGTAAGTCCCAGATGTCATTCAGGGATATTgacagatgatgatggtacTGTCAGGGCTCTATGGCTGTCATTCCTAGgtgaaagagaagaaagcaaagaaaaaatatactTGATGGGTCTTGATATAATGGATTGCATGAATGTTATAAACATTTTAAAGAGAGGGCAGAAACCAATAGTTAGAATTGTAGATGCTGGATTTGGGTCGATTACTATCTTGAATGCAAGAATAAGAGGTGTTCCTGAAGAATGGATTGAAAGGATGGAAAAGGAATCACAAGATCGTTTACAGTTTATGACTGTGTCAAGAGTCTCCTACACCAAGGAACCTATTAGGTTAGAGACAGGAGATGTGATTCTATCCGTGAATGACAGATTAGTAACTAAGATGGATCATTTATCTGGTATCGTTGGCGCATCGGATGAATATAAGGAAGATCCAGAACTGAGGTTTAAAGTAGTCCGCAATGGTAAAGTGGTTGATTTGAATGTTAAGACCGTCGCCGTCCATGAGACTGATCGCCTGGTTATATTTGCAGGGTCTATTCTACAGATGCCTCATCATGCAGTTCGTCAAGCAATGGCCGATATTCCAAAAGGTGTATATTGCACATTTAGAGGAGAATCATCCCCGGCACTTCAATACGGTATTTCTGCCACCAATTTCATTACACATGTTAACGAAGTGGAAACTCCAGatttagaaatatttttaacaGAAGTGAggaaaattgaagataacAGTTATTGCAACATGAGATTAATGTCATTCGATAATGTGCCATTTGCTATATCACTGAAGACAAACTACCATTACTTCCCAACAGCTGAGTTAAGAAGAGATGACGCCACTGGAAAATGGAtcgaagaagaatataataagacagaagaaaaaacagTATAAACAATACATGTTATATAGATTATCATATTATAGAATATCACTTTTCACAT
Proteins encoded in this window:
- the NAF1 gene encoding RNA-binding snoRNP assembly protein (ancestral locus Anc_2.146), which gives rise to MSEDLFTKAIENPADATLKLKLDLPDDIPIDDISSDENIEENDKTEEKIPTTQKEDEIEKVLEAASDMDEKTKEIASPDIEDEDRNEDESDKESETNSSSDSDEGSVLDGVVLEEDDEEEPSSTGPIRSKNELTEEPIPSIPEDYEINENTDITHIGVIQSVLDNNIIIHANLSGEKRVLKDGSIFCLEDRTVIGTLCEVFGQLQNPFYRIKVPSEKNELLAKLKSHIGEKAFIVVPDAHWIDTFELKRYRGTDASNGYDEELPEEEQEFSDDEKEAQFKKMRKEQKKRKGQDRGKEGDIGKDANKRSKARNNNNNNHNNKFNKPHTAPTNDNHAHGYRSRNTRQTNKTLNENSQGRTNNGNIPNGMNNPYLQYGSGIALQPFVPPTQYPPNQYPPFPQPTSNQFPVYPQVPQMPQIYPPTMGHFPPQYVPQGQYPPPSNSGFSNNPVQAFGPPQYNQQYPIASQPQPQPNNLSLAQPNQQFGMTPAHQLHQLLLKQQQQQQNQNPDYQQPRP
- the SSN8 gene encoding cyclin-dependent protein serine/threonine kinase regulator SSN8 (ancestral locus Anc_2.294), coding for MSGSYWTSTQRHNWQFTKTSLAKERQKLWILECQLFPQGLNITMDAPKPNSSDNSNGTIMRPTTKNIPITHRDLHYDRDYNLRIYCYFLIMKLGRRLNIRQCALATAHIYLSRFLLRTSVREVNLYLLVTTTVYLACKVEECPQYIRTLVSEARSLWPEFVPPDPTKVTEFEFYLLEELESYLIVHHPYRPLEQIVETLKMEPFQLNLTADDLQNCWSLINDSYITDANLIYPPHIIAMSCLFITIALKNIDANVGNGNTKNDNLITRALSGENGMSKTQEVFNLYMAQSQVDLEEVMDTIQEQITLYDHWDKYHEPWVKFLLHTLYLRPSSISN
- the NMA111 gene encoding Nma111p (ancestral locus Anc_2.150), giving the protein MTLPMDNRKRLHSNVEEHEESIKRRVVDHQQEVAAADALASSDDVNFKDSENYVRWQNTISKVVNSVVSIHFAQVAPFDCDPALVSEATGFVVDSDLGIILTNRHVVGAGPFVGYVVFDNHEECDVIPIYRDPVHDFGFLKFDPKKIKYTKIQALELKPSLAKVGSEIRVVGNDAGEKLSILAGFISRLDRNAPDYGELTYNDFNTEYIQAAASASGGSSGSPVVNIDGYAVALQAGGSTEASTDFFLPLDRILRALQCVQNNKPITRGTIQIQWLLKPFDECRRLGLTSERETQIREMYPEKIGLLVAETVLREGPGDGKIKEGDTLIAVNGEIISSFIQLDDILDSGIGNDIEIIIQRGGIESTVVCKVGDLHNITPDRYVEVCGATFNELSYQMARFYALPVKGVFICSASGSFNFDNKEKIGWIVDSVDNKDTPDLDTFIEVMKHIPDRKRVTVRYHHMTDQHSPHVTSIYIDRHWCSEFRVYKRNDTTGIWDYYNVAEPLPAEPISPKTARFIDIPSDNPQIAKLSHSLCLVTTMAAIPLDSLPGETLRTSGLIIDAEGGYVIVSRRAVPHDCLDVFVTIADSVLVPAKLEFLHPTQNYAIIKYDPKLVIANIITPKLSKKRVERGDKLKFIGLTNSNKLLTSDTTVTDIASVSIPSNLIPRYRATNLEALSIDSIVSPRCHSGILTDDDGTVRALWLSFLGEREESKEKIYLMGLDIMDCMNVINILKRGQKPIVRIVDAGFGSITILNARIRGVPEEWIERMEKESQDRLQFMTVSRVSYTKEPIRLETGDVILSVNDRLVTKMDHLSGIVGASDEYKEDPELRFKVVRNGKVVDLNVKTVAVHETDRLVIFAGSILQMPHHAVRQAMADIPKGVYCTFRGESSPALQYGISATNFITHVNEVETPDLEIFLTEVRKIEDNSYCNMRLMSFDNVPFAISLKTNYHYFPTAELRRDDATGKWIEEEYNKTEEKTV